The sequence CGATCATCGTTCTCCCATATCTTACCCAATATGTCTTATGTAAAGAATGACACGTATGACGATCGATAGTCGTCCAGTAAATTTCTATCGTGATCGTTCTGAAAACAAGTTTTGCGGATTGGGCTCAAGTATAAGTCAGATCATTGGACTTTATACTTCGTCATCCCATGACAATGGATGCGGTTGACACAAATATCTGAAGCAACCTTAATAGTATTTATgttgattaagaaaaaaaaaacgtaTTTGTACCAATTAAAACTTTAATTTGTATACTCTAAATTACGAATTGATCCATAAGTTTAgaagttttatatttatatagattaagaGGGATGAATACCAAAATATAGATtaacttataaatatatataatgtaaaatctcatttgatatatttttaaataagatattattattgattaaaaataaCCTCTTTAAACCAATAAAAGAAAAAGTACAAATAAGGACTAATAGAAGATGCATAAGAACATGGATTATCGTTGGATAACACCTATATGCTCTCAGTAGGTTGAGGATCGTTTTCGATTGCGGTCTCGTCCTCTTTTATTATTGAAACATCTTACCTAAGGTTTTGGATTTTACGCATTAAGGCTTTGGGGTTTCTTATATCAGATGGATGAAGCTTTGATGCAATGTTCTTAGTTCTTTGTAATGAAACTTGGATCATTAGAGTATCTAAAGTCAATTAGAAACTATCCTTAGTTCTTTGTCGCTGCAGTCTTCTACTGTACTAATTGGTTAGGGACTATCATAATCCTAGTTATATCAGAATTGAGTTTGAGCTAACTTGGAATACTTTAGATGGGTGGGACAAAGTCCTTGTTAGATTCTTGGCCAATTCTAATGCATCTAGGTCTTTGAGTTGATTTGAATCTaatctttgaatttaaattttcGTTTGAAATTATTAGAATTGAATTGGAGTTCCATTGAAACTCTAGTTCAACCAAATTAAAGTTTGACTAAACTCTACTTGATTTTGTTTGTCTATATGATAGCATATAGTATTTTGATTAATTTATCATAATTATTCATTCGGAGGAAGTAAAAAAGAAATTAATAAATTCTATGAAAAATAACTAATACTTCATCATTGTAATTTTaatcatcattattattgttattcaAGGAAAAATCTAAGTAAACACTCTTACTTCTCTAAAAAAAAAGTGTTAACTATTAGTATCGTAACATAACTCACGATGATGACGACTAGGGGCAAAGCGGATATAACGCAATGTGTGCGTGTCTCTCGTgtgattatgatttcgataatgAATTACGTTGATAAAAAGGAGtaagatattatttgaaaaaaataaaaatatttgataaaatagaaaaaaaattatataaaaaaaatgtttCGATACTAAAGAAAAGTGTGACTTATTTATCTTTGAGCGTGTTTGGAAAACTAAATCCAAAGAACCAAATACAGTCCTAATTCCACACCGTCAACATTTGCTAATTATGGCTATTAGGTTCTTAtcaataagcaaaaaaaattgatttttcgtTTTGCAtggtaattaaataaaaaaatttcggGCAAATcaccagaatatatatatatatatatatatatataaggaaaagCATTAAAAAAAGGTTTCTCTCGATATCTCTCACTCTTTCTCCAAGCGGAGGCAGAAGAAATAAAGAGCTTCTCATCGTCGGCCTTCGGCGCCCCCAAATCCTTCACAGGAACCCTGGTCAACGCCGCGATCGATCCTTTTTGCCGTAATCTCCAATCCGGTGGGTGCCGATCGATCTCTCCCACGTCCCAAGCCTATCGACCGACCCGAATCCCTCTCATCTCTCTTCCCCAATTGTTTTCGCCTCCTTCGATCTGTCCTCTTTCACGGGAACCCTTCAATTGATTTGATTACCTTCTGGTTCCTTGCATGCGTGCAAGGATTATGTCAGTTCCTGCTCCGAGTCTTGTCTTTGTCTGTTTGTGTAGGAATTAGGCGTCTTTCTTTGTTTTGATGCCGTTTTGTTTTATTGGCGCGTGTTGGGTTTTCTCTTATTCTTGTTGTCTGATGAATTCGACTTTGTTTGATGcaggaaaataaaaatataatctttATTCCTCAAATTGGTAAGGTTTGAGCCCCCGCTACCACTTCTCTTCATTTGGTATATTTGTAGATTTGATTACATGAAACTTCTTCTTCGTATCCCGTAATTTGGTTCTGCATTCGTTAGTTATAGACAGAGATTAATCGAGGAGGAATTCGTAGTTGGAATGGCGACAGTGGTTGCTGGTGATAGTAGTTCTCTGAATCCATCTTTTGCTATCCAAGAAGCAGGAAGCAGGAACAAGAGAAAATTCCATGCTGATCTGCCGCTGGTGGACTCAAATGCGCTAGCCGATGCATTGCAAACAGAGTTGCCGAATTTTGATTTGTTCCCCGCAGAGCAAACCTCCGAGATTCCCAGCCTCGAACACCATGAGGGCGAGTGTGATATGTGTAGGACTCATATGTTTGGGTTCAAAGAGGGACCAGAGTTGGATGAATTCCAAGATGTTGATTGGAGTTGCCTCACAGAATCCCAGCTTGAGGAAATCTTGCTTGATAACTTGGATGTGGTCTTTATGACCGCAATTAAGATGATAACTTCTCATGGGTACACTAAGGAAGTTGCAACGAGTGCTGTATTGAGCTCAGGGCTCTGTTATGGTTATAAGGATACCGTATCTAATGTTGTGGACAATGCATTGGCATTGCTGAGGAGAGGACAACAGGTGGATTCCTCTTCCAAAGAGAACATTTCCAAGAATTTGAAGGAGTTGGAGAAGAGGGTGTTGGCGGAGATGATTAGTGTGCTTAGAGGGGTTCGACCATTTATTAGTACAGGTGAGGCCTTATGGTGCTTACTGATGTCCGATGCTAATGTTACCCATGCTTGTGCAATGGACAGCAGTTCATCAAACGCTGTCATTAGTGATGAGTACTTGGGCACTTCTGTTGCCGCAAAGTTAGAATCAAGGTCGGAGTCCAATGACACTATTCCAGTAAGTTCTAAAAGTAATGTTCGAGGAGTCATACCTTGTTCTGATAGTGCCCAGCAATCTGAACCTGGAAAGATGATGGTGATCCCAAGTCTACCTCATGGAAAGTTCTCAGCCTCTAATGAGAATGACCTGGTTTCAAAACCTAAAGCTATGAAAGAAAGTTTGATTTCTTCATCGAACCATGTTGgagaatcttcttcttcaatagtTTCTCGGTCTCCTCAAGAAGAGAAATCAGTTAGTGGTAAAAAGGTCCATGTAGGTTGTTCCAAAAAAGGAACTGTCCAACACAGGTCAGTACATGTTGAGAAGAGCTATCGACCACTGGGAACTAAAGCGGTTTCGAGAGCATGTAGACAAAGTGGCTCGGGTAGCTTAATCATGgataggaaatgcaaacaaatctCAGATGCTACAAGCATAAGTTTGAAGAGCTCCTCATTGAAGCCAGGGGAGGCTACAGGAACTGAGAAATCATTTGCAGATGCTAACCTTAACCTTTCTTTTAGTCATGGATACTCATCTAGCCCCACAGGCGGCAGAAAAGAAGTTACCAGCAGATCAATGACACCAACTACAGACACTGAACTCTCTCTATCGCTGTCTTCAGGAAGCAGCATTGCTCTTAGTCCTACACAAGAGTCTAATGTTGATGCTGCAAATTGCAGCAGTAATGGTATGATCCATTCTGGCACAACGTTCAGAGATTGGATCCCAGAGGACAAGAAGGATGAAATGCTGCTCATATTAGTTCCCCTGATGCGTGAACTCCAGGTGCAGCTGCAAGATTGGTCTGACTGGGCCCAGGAAAAGGTGATGCAGGCTGCCCGAAGGCTGAACAAGGAGAAGGTTGAGCTCCAAATTCTGagacaagaaaaagaagaagcagcCTGTCTCCAGAAAGAGATGCAAACTCTAGAAGAGAATACCAGGAAGAAGCTTGCTGAGATGGAACTTGCAATATCAAAGGCAAGTGCGCAGGTTGAAAGGGCTAATGCTGCTGCCCGCAGGCTTGAATTTGAGAATACACAGCTAAGGCTTGGAATGGAAGCTGCAAAACTACATGCAGCACAATCAGAGGCAAATTGTCAAGAAGCTTCAAGAAGGGAGATGAAGACTCTTAAAATGTTCCAGTCATGGGAAAAACAGCAAATAATGTTTCAAGAGGAGCTTGCAAATGAAAAGCATCAGCTTTCTCAGCTGCAGCAGCAACTTGAACAAGTCAAGGAACTTCAAGATCAATCCGAGGTAAACTCGCGTTCACTAGTACCTCATGGATTTTTTCAAGCGTGAAGTGCATGTGATGCATAATGAGAAGTTCTTTGACCAGTGATAGGGCTTGCACAGTCATTCTCTCGAGGACATATACTTTAAGGTTTCAATTAGGATAGGCATGCCATTTAAATTCTGTATCTGTAGTTTTTTTGGCAAATGCATTTGTATCCTTGGTTGCAGCAAAAGAATAAGATGAAGTATGACTAGAGCACTATCAGGACCAGGTAAGCCAGATAAGTACCATCAAACTTGGATATGAACAGTTACATGGTAAGATTAATATCTTTGCAAAATGAATGTTGTTGAAAAGAGTCCAAACTATTATTCAGCTTGTCTTTCAATTATAGTTTCATCTGTTCTCTTGCTATACAAATTGGTCTTGCTACTACAATTGGCTATTGCCCAGGGAGATGATTGATTTTTTGTAATTAGTTTCATTGGCAATTATAAACTCATTATAATTAGAAATGTGATGTCTAGAAATGCAACACGAGGATTTGGTTTatttgcatttgtaattgtcaatTGCAAGTAATTTGTATTTGGGTGGATGGCAAGAAGAGTGACGTGCAATGGGAGGGTAGCAGTGGTCAGGGTGGATGGTTAGAGAGGTGGCCAGGCAGGATTGTTAGAGAGGTGCCAATGGTTCTAATGCATGACAATAATGATTTGGTGATTGAGAAGACATTGGGAATGGTAGTTGGTGGCATTTAAGCTACAACTACCATGCAATTTGACATGCTAGTTATTAACGCTAATGGGAAGGTTTAAATTGGTACCACAAGGAGAGGTAAGGAAGACTGAAATTCTATTAGGAAAAATAAAGAGAGATTGATGGCTCTTAATTTTGTAATATGTTGTCTAAAGAAGAATTTAATGTAGCCAATCCCAAATAATTGAAAACTTAAAAGTAATTTTCCAATTTTTTACATGACTATAGGCAATCAAACAATTGATTTAGATATGCATCTCAACTGAGACTTAGAGACATATTGAAGTTGTCAAAAGGTATCTAAAAATATTAGTAGTGGAGGAAAAAAAGTTGTTGCTCTATGGCTAGACTTTGGTTGCCAAATGAGTACATTGCTTGTTAGAATTGCTCCATAGGAAGACGTGAAAATATAACGTAAAGTGGGTTGATATCCACCTTGAGTAGGACTGACCAGATACTGGAAACTGAGTGACGAACCACTAAAAGATGTATGGCACAATGAATGAGGTTCCTTCAACGTAGGGTTTTGAGAGGATCAGTATAGGCAACTCAATTTACAAGTACAGAGACGATAGTTGTGAATTGAACCCTGGCCATCAGTTTCAAAGGAGCAACTTCACCAGAGGACTGACTCATCTTGGAACAGTGTTTGCTTATTTGTATCAGTGGAAACTCGGTATATTTTATTTGAGCAGGCTTCCTAGCATGTGGGAACAAGTCGGAGCATCCTGGTAGGGTGCTTTAGGGGGGTTGTTGGGCCCTTTGGGAATATCTCAAGTAACATGGTCATGGTTCCCGGGTGAGGGAGAAGGGTTGTTATACGGTTTCTAGGAAGCTGGAGGACAAGGTCTGCTGAAAAGAAGTTGCAGCTTCATTGTCTAGACTTAGGTTAGTCAAATCACCAAATGTGGTTGTACCTTCATTTTTGCACTCTCTGGAATTTGTACTCAATTCACTGGAATTTGTGAAAATTTGCTACTTTCTTCTCATGTTTCTCTAATGATTCTTATTGTTCGTTTTATATTAAGCTGTATACTTCCTTTGCAATGCTTACTTCAATAATTGCTCCTTTAGTTATACCTCATGGTGAACTTGCAGGCTAGGTGGAGGCAAGAAGAAAAGATGAAGAATGAGGCACTTGCAGAGATCAGTGCTGAAAGAAACGAGCGGGAGCAGATTGAGACTTCAGCAAAATCACAGGAAAATGCATTAAGATTGAAAGCAGAAAATGATTTGCAAAGATGCAAAAGCGATATTCGCAGGCTTGAGCAGCAGATTGCGCAACTAAGGCAAGTCACCAACTTGTCTATTCTTGCTGCTCCGAGGTGGGGAACAGAAAGAACCTATGCGTGCCGCCTTTTGGGTGGAAGCAAGAACATCAATGCCAATATTTTGGTCGACATAGTGGACTCCCAGGATTCGGCATCTGAAGAACTACAACGTGAAAGGGAATGCGTCATGTGCTTATCCGAGGAGATGTCTGTTGTTTTCCTTCCCTGTGCCCACCAAGTTGTTTGCACCAAATGCAATGAGCTCCATGAAAAGCAGGCCATGAAAGACTGCCCTTCTTGTAGGACTCCCATTCAGCGAAGGGTTTCGGTTCGCTTGGCAGACCGTTAGCATGAATATGATCTCTGTGAAAGTTTCAGAACACCATGATTCATGATTTGGAAATAAATAAGGTATACTAAACATCACAGTGAATTCTGAGCTTTATACACACTCCTATGTTGGACTTGTAGCTCCTGATGGTGTTTCTTCTCAGTGTTCTTAATGCATCATCTTGTGGAGTCGATGAACTTTGGTCAATCTACATGGGAACATCCCGCTTTGCTTTTTCCTTGATATTGAGACATCACAGAGTTTGCAGCTTTTAGTTCTTTTCATAAAATGTTGAACACGAGGAAAATGTTTATATACATAATCCAAGTTAGAACTCTTCAGTAAGTTCTTTGAATGTTCTAATCACTTGTTAAAGAGTTCTAACTTGGACGTCTCTAATACTTGCAAGACCATAAATGCAGGTGGTGCCTGAGCGAGGGAGGAGAAACCATAGAAAAGGACACCAAGAAACGTGTGATGTCCATGACTCACTCGCCGTCCGCTCTCCCGGAACACCAAGAAAGGACACCAAGCAACACGACGCACGGCGAGTCCGCCGAGGCCGACACCGACCGACGCCCAAACCCTCACCTACCATTCTCTCACGTCCGATTGGTGCGAGTTGCATCGGAAGCACTGCCAATATATCTGTTTAATTTCATGGTATTGTCGTGCCACTCCCACCATAAATCCTCCCATCCACTATAAGACTCTTTGGGGACGTTCCCATTTCACAGGTGCGTTCTGCACGTCAAT comes from Musa acuminata AAA Group cultivar baxijiao chromosome BXJ3-3, Cavendish_Baxijiao_AAA, whole genome shotgun sequence and encodes:
- the LOC103978991 gene encoding putative E3 ubiquitin-protein ligase RF298 → MATVVAGDSSSLNPSFAIQEAGSRNKRKFHADLPLVDSNALADALQTELPNFDLFPAEQTSEIPSLEHHEGECDMCRTHMFGFKEGPELDEFQDVDWSCLTESQLEEILLDNLDVVFMTAIKMITSHGYTKEVATSAVLSSGLCYGYKDTVSNVVDNALALLRRGQQVDSSSKENISKNLKELEKRVLAEMISVLRGVRPFISTGEALWCLLMSDANVTHACAMDSSSSNAVISDEYLGTSVAAKLESRSESNDTIPVSSKSNVRGVIPCSDSAQQSEPGKMMVIPSLPHGKFSASNENDLVSKPKAMKESLISSSNHVGESSSSIVSRSPQEEKSVSGKKVHVGCSKKGTVQHRSVHVEKSYRPLGTKAVSRACRQSGSGSLIMDRKCKQISDATSISLKSSSLKPGEATGTEKSFADANLNLSFSHGYSSSPTGGRKEVTSRSMTPTTDTELSLSLSSGSSIALSPTQESNVDAANCSSNGMIHSGTTFRDWIPEDKKDEMLLILVPLMRELQVQLQDWSDWAQEKVMQAARRLNKEKVELQILRQEKEEAACLQKEMQTLEENTRKKLAEMELAISKASAQVERANAAARRLEFENTQLRLGMEAAKLHAAQSEANCQEASRREMKTLKMFQSWEKQQIMFQEELANEKHQLSQLQQQLEQVKELQDQSEARWRQEEKMKNEALAEISAERNEREQIETSAKSQENALRLKAENDLQRCKSDIRRLEQQIAQLRQVTNLSILAAPRWGTERTYACRLLGGSKNINANILVDIVDSQDSASEELQRERECVMCLSEEMSVVFLPCAHQVVCTKCNELHEKQAMKDCPSCRTPIQRRVSVRLADR